TAAGCTAGTTCACGAATTTCATCCCATGAGCGTGAAGATAATAGAGGGTTAAGCCCCTGGCCATTTACTGAAGCGCGGCGAAGATGAAAATTAGTCTTGTGATGCTTGGCGACAATTACAGTGCGTAATCCTTCTTCGACTAGGTTACGTAAGGTGGTT
The window above is part of the Deltaproteobacteria bacterium genome. Proteins encoded here:
- a CDS encoding DUF2191 domain-containing protein: MVRYMKTTVDISSALLNKAKAIASRDKTTLRNLVEEGLRTVIVAKHHKTNFHLRRASVNGQGLNPLLSSRSWDEIRELAYKGRGT